TCCATAATCACAAAGGAGAATGCTCCGGTGTATTAAAAGAGGAAGGTGCCAGAGCAGTGCTGACTCCGGGAAGAGAAGAAACCCGGCAGAATGGTCGGAGGATGAAGGAGCCGGAAGAGCCGATGTTCACCATTACTGCCACAGACAGGCATGGAGTTGCCTATCGGGGCAGAATCCGGAAACTGGTGCCAAGGGAATGTCTGAGACTGCAGGGGTTTTATGACTGGCAGATTGACCGCATCGAACAGGATACTTCGGACAGCCAGCTTTATAAACAGGCTGGAAATGGAGTGACTGTCAACGTGATCGAAGCCATCGGAACGCTTCTTCGGCAGGCAGATGCAGAAATCCGGGCAGAGGATGAAAAGACAAAGAGGTAAGGCAGTATGGCAATTGGAATTCAGAACCAATACTTTGGTACAGAGATTGAGATGACAGGTATTACCAGACAGAGGGCTGCAGAAGCAGTGGCAGAATTGTTTGGAACACGCGCAGTTTATGATTGCGGATATTATCAAACATGGTCTGTGATGGACCGAGAAGGGAAAAAATGGAAGTTTATGTATGATGGCAGTATCTATACACAACGCAGGGAGCGTGGCCAGATGGTTCATGCCGGAAGTGAATATAGTACGGAGATGGTAAGCCCGAAACTTGAGTATTCTGAGATGGGAAAACTACAGGAAGTAGTCAGGTGTCTCAGACATCACCGGGCAAGAGTGAATGAATCCTGTGGGCAGCACGTTCACGTGGATGCCTCAAATCATACGGCAAGGAGCCTGAAAAATGCCATGACGATTATGTATTCGAAAGAGGATATTCTGTTTAAGGCATTGAAAGTGCAGACTTCCAGAGAAAGCAACTATTGTCAGAAAGTACGCCCCATTGTGCTGGAAAAAATCCGCAGGATGCCAAACAGCACCATTTCCATGGAAAAGCTGAAACAGATATGGTACGGAGGCAGGGATGGAAGTCATGATCATTATGACAGTACCCGGTATTATGCCTTAAACCTGCATGCAGTGTTTTTG
This window of the Mediterraneibacter gnavus ATCC 29149 genome carries:
- a CDS encoding amidoligase family protein, with translation MAIGIQNQYFGTEIEMTGITRQRAAEAVAELFGTRAVYDCGYYQTWSVMDREGKKWKFMYDGSIYTQRRERGQMVHAGSEYSTEMVSPKLEYSEMGKLQEVVRCLRHHRARVNESCGQHVHVDASNHTARSLKNAMTIMYSKEDILFKALKVQTSRESNYCQKVRPIVLEKIRRMPNSTISMEKLKQIWYGGRDGSHDHYDSTRYYALNLHAVFLKGTLEWRCFESTLHAGKVRANITLALAISAQAINQKCTQMRKTEITENPAFTFRTFLLRLGLIGPEYKNVREHLLANLEGDRAWRYDRSQYECLNRNHRAEDVR